The following are from one region of the Phycisphaeraceae bacterium genome:
- a CDS encoding thermonuclease family protein codes for MNDDKGTSGGDWPPNDFDHSTPGSSAPTNPIQNPEDLLGEALRLMNARQQESIFSKAADEAIRLGVKQSEGAVDRDMVASKVEAVADAVHRLGSTSTDVEIRTEHRSQHGSIYVTVRNAPPPLVARISPRLAPIPRWVASVVIAVATSIGLIGVGIWATGGRSSGNPSTVAQSSPALNISRIAAIQVIDGDTLVVSGVGGTGLEERIRLLAIDTPERGQRWYSEAGNALRELVANSPITLEYETPGKLERDKYGRVLAYLIVDGQNVNVEMVRRGWTAHVTKYGSNRFANDFSAAEGEARAAQRGIWSSP; via the coding sequence ATGAACGATGACAAGGGAACTTCGGGCGGCGATTGGCCACCGAACGACTTTGATCATTCCACGCCGGGTTCAAGTGCTCCGACCAATCCAATTCAAAACCCGGAGGATCTGCTTGGGGAAGCACTCCGGCTCATGAATGCGCGCCAACAGGAGTCCATTTTCTCCAAGGCGGCAGACGAAGCGATACGGCTCGGTGTGAAGCAAAGCGAAGGGGCCGTAGATCGAGACATGGTCGCGTCAAAAGTTGAAGCTGTCGCCGATGCGGTGCACCGGCTGGGGAGCACCAGTACGGACGTTGAGATCCGAACGGAACATCGGTCACAGCACGGTTCCATCTACGTCACGGTGCGGAACGCTCCACCTCCCTTAGTTGCTCGTATCTCGCCGCGATTGGCTCCGATCCCTCGATGGGTCGCGAGTGTGGTGATCGCCGTTGCCACTTCGATCGGGCTTATCGGGGTTGGGATTTGGGCGACGGGCGGACGAAGCAGCGGTAATCCGTCGACTGTGGCACAATCGTCCCCGGCCCTGAATATAAGCAGGATCGCGGCGATCCAAGTCATTGACGGGGACACGCTCGTGGTGTCAGGTGTGGGCGGCACAGGGCTTGAGGAAAGGATCCGATTGTTGGCGATCGACACTCCCGAACGCGGACAGCGTTGGTATTCAGAGGCCGGGAACGCTCTCAGGGAACTTGTGGCCAACAGCCCCATCACTCTCGAATATGAGACGCCAGGGAAATTAGAACGCGACAAGTACGGGCGCGTACTGGCGTACTTGATCGTGGACGGTCAAAACGTAAACGTCGAAATGGTTCGGCGAGGTTGGACCGCCCATGTGACGAAGTACGGGAGTAATCGTTTTGCCAATGACTTTTCGGCGGCCGAGGGCGAAGCCCGCGCCGCTCAACGTGGCATTTGGTCGTCGCCTTGA
- a CDS encoding class I fructose-bisphosphate aldolase produces the protein MPNLTINVRDVLGADGTALLGYESKTISRSSLHLPGPDFVDRCFAATDRNNNVLRNFALLMNSGRLAGTGYVSILPVDQGVEHSGGASFAPNPEYFDPAKICDLAIEGGCNAVASTFGVLGAVARRYAHKIPFLVKFNHNEMLSFPNTYDQTPYGTIRQCFEMGAVAVGATIYFGSPESRRQIQEVAEMFAEAHDYGMVTVLWCYTRSDAFKVGSTDYHASADLSGQANHLGATIQADIIKQKLPTNNGGYKALNAGNSSYGKFRTEVYTKLSGSDESGGGGHPIDLCRYQVINNYMGRVPLINSGGESKGASDLVDAVKTAVINKRAGGMGLISGRKAFQRPMKDGAALLHAIQDVYLDAGVTVA, from the coding sequence ATGCCCAACCTGACGATCAACGTCCGTGACGTGCTCGGTGCCGACGGCACCGCCCTGCTCGGCTACGAGAGCAAGACCATCAGCCGTTCGAGCCTGCACCTGCCGGGGCCGGACTTTGTCGATCGCTGCTTCGCGGCCACGGACCGCAACAACAATGTGCTGCGCAACTTTGCGCTGCTGATGAACTCCGGGCGCCTCGCGGGCACGGGCTATGTCTCGATTTTGCCCGTCGATCAGGGCGTCGAGCATTCGGGCGGCGCGAGCTTTGCGCCCAACCCCGAGTACTTCGACCCCGCGAAGATCTGCGACCTGGCGATCGAGGGCGGGTGCAACGCGGTGGCCAGCACGTTCGGCGTGCTCGGCGCGGTCGCGCGCAGGTACGCCCACAAGATTCCCTTCCTGGTCAAGTTCAACCACAACGAGATGCTCTCGTTCCCCAACACCTACGACCAGACGCCCTACGGCACCATCCGCCAGTGCTTCGAGATGGGCGCGGTCGCGGTGGGCGCGACGATCTACTTCGGCTCGCCCGAGTCGCGGCGGCAGATTCAGGAAGTGGCCGAGATGTTCGCCGAGGCCCACGACTACGGCATGGTGACGGTGCTCTGGTGCTACACGCGCAGCGACGCGTTCAAGGTCGGCAGCACCGACTACCACGCCTCGGCCGATCTTTCCGGACAGGCCAACCACCTCGGCGCGACGATCCAGGCCGACATCATCAAGCAGAAACTCCCGACCAACAACGGCGGGTACAAGGCCCTCAACGCCGGCAACTCGTCGTACGGCAAGTTCCGCACCGAGGTCTACACGAAACTCTCGGGCTCGGATGAAAGCGGCGGCGGCGGGCACCCGATCGACCTGTGCCGCTATCAGGTCATCAACAACTACATGGGCCGCGTGCCGCTGATCAACTCGGGCGGCGAGAGCAAGGGGGCCAGCGATCTGGTCGACGCGGTCAAGACCGCGGTCATCAACAAGCGCGCGGGCGGCATGGGCCTGATCTCGGGGCGCAAGGCGTTCCAGCGCCCGATGAAGGACGGGGCCGCCCTGCTCCACGCGATCCAGGATGTCTACCTCGATGCGGGCGTGACGGTGGCCTGA
- a CDS encoding potassium channel protein produces MQVRLNIDRLKTRIKPHAPLRWHLWREWCFVRTVIHTLRYRILILVLVLAAGGLLFRMLQPEAGLSPLEATYYSWSLLFGEPPQEFPSSSVLAVLFFLFPALGLTVVLEGMIELALMLRDRRRNEREWCRAMCKAMEDHVVLVGLGRLGYRTFLLLRKLGVQVVVIERDEKNQFLEDVRRDGSPLMIGDARRESILEEANIKQARSLILATTNDLANLEIALDARKFAPTVRVVMRMFDQNMADKVAEGFDIRPAMSQSAISAPAFATAAIEPDVINSVVVDDRLIVMKRWKVTAGGPVAGLSVGALLDTHEVAVVEHAPERGGRKLFPATDTRLQPGDEIVIQGPFDELLKLRMTSQKPRGS; encoded by the coding sequence ATGCAGGTTCGACTCAACATCGATCGACTCAAGACTCGCATCAAGCCCCACGCGCCGCTGCGCTGGCACCTGTGGCGTGAGTGGTGCTTTGTGCGGACGGTCATTCACACGCTTCGGTATCGGATTCTGATTCTTGTTCTTGTGCTGGCGGCCGGCGGGTTGTTGTTCCGCATGCTTCAGCCCGAGGCGGGATTGTCGCCGCTCGAAGCGACCTATTACTCGTGGAGCCTGCTCTTCGGCGAGCCGCCACAGGAGTTTCCGAGCAGTTCGGTGCTGGCTGTGCTGTTCTTCCTGTTTCCCGCGCTGGGGCTGACGGTTGTGCTTGAAGGAATGATCGAACTGGCGCTGATGCTGCGCGATCGGCGCCGGAATGAAAGGGAATGGTGTCGGGCGATGTGCAAAGCGATGGAAGATCACGTCGTGCTCGTCGGACTTGGGCGGCTGGGCTATCGCACGTTTCTGCTGCTGCGCAAGCTCGGGGTGCAAGTCGTGGTCATTGAGCGTGATGAAAAGAACCAGTTTCTCGAAGACGTCCGTCGCGACGGCTCGCCCCTGATGATCGGTGATGCGCGGCGCGAGTCGATCCTCGAAGAAGCAAACATCAAACAGGCCCGAAGCCTCATTCTGGCCACAACCAACGATCTTGCGAATCTGGAGATTGCCCTTGATGCGCGCAAGTTCGCGCCCACTGTGCGAGTCGTGATGCGGATGTTCGACCAGAACATGGCCGACAAGGTGGCAGAGGGATTCGATATTCGCCCCGCCATGTCGCAATCAGCCATCAGCGCGCCCGCGTTTGCCACCGCCGCGATCGAGCCTGATGTCATCAACAGCGTGGTGGTCGATGACCGCCTGATCGTCATGAAGCGGTGGAAAGTAACGGCTGGCGGCCCGGTTGCCGGCCTGAGCGTCGGCGCGCTGCTCGACACGCACGAGGTCGCGGTCGTTGAACACGCGCCTGAGCGCGGCGGGCGAAAGCTCTTTCCCGCAACCGATACCAGACTCCAGCCCGGAGACGAGATCGTCATCCAGGGCCCGTTCGATGAACTCTTGAAACTGCGGATGACAAGCCAGAAGCCAAGGGGATCCTGA
- the pdxH gene encoding pyridoxamine 5'-phosphate oxidase — protein MKRSIVDLFSGPSPLPDQLPHDPMPTVVAWLNEAHERKTQPNPNAIALATAAASGFPSVRMVLCKEIRPDPGWVAFYTNRQSRKGLELEANPRAAACFHWDALDRQIRIEGPVVHAPDSESDAYFRSRRWESRIGAWASAQSTPIASRVQMLDRVMETIGQLGLSLPGLVLQGNDAEIPRPPHWGGYRLWASAVEIWAGAASRVHDRALWERDVVKKEGEVVCGPWRSTRLQP, from the coding sequence ATGAAGCGTTCAATTGTCGATTTATTCAGTGGCCCGAGCCCGCTCCCCGACCAACTCCCACACGACCCAATGCCAACCGTCGTTGCGTGGCTCAATGAAGCGCACGAGCGCAAGACCCAGCCGAATCCGAACGCGATTGCACTGGCGACAGCTGCTGCTTCGGGGTTCCCAAGTGTGCGCATGGTGCTTTGCAAGGAGATCCGCCCCGATCCGGGGTGGGTGGCTTTCTATACCAATCGTCAAAGTCGCAAAGGGCTTGAGCTCGAAGCCAACCCACGCGCGGCGGCGTGTTTTCATTGGGACGCTCTGGATCGACAGATCCGCATCGAAGGCCCGGTGGTGCATGCTCCCGACTCGGAGAGCGATGCCTATTTTCGTTCGAGGCGGTGGGAGAGCCGCATAGGTGCGTGGGCCAGCGCACAATCAACGCCCATCGCGTCGCGGGTGCAGATGCTTGATCGCGTGATGGAGACGATCGGCCAGCTGGGGCTCTCGCTTCCGGGGTTGGTGCTTCAGGGGAATGATGCCGAGATCCCGCGTCCGCCGCACTGGGGAGGTTATCGGCTTTGGGCGAGCGCGGTCGAAATCTGGGCCGGCGCGGCGAGCCGGGTACACGACCGAGCGTTGTGGGAACGAGATGTCGTAAAGAAGGAAGGGGAGGTTGTTTGCGGACCATGGAGGAGCACCCGCCTTCAACCCTGA
- a CDS encoding ChaN family lipoprotein yields the protein MKAMMLCVMLAGLLGGCAGAKRTEADVVVAPLVPRESVRIFDRGGAPVDWDAMIAGVRDAGAIIIGETHGHAMGLAAAADVWEAVASSSAALLLEFFERDQQVALDDYLSGVTDTDAFLKAAGRTSSNYPAGHSRMVETARAVGAPVIAANAPRRYVRRTTAGGYENLVSLGSEQQRLFVVPDVLVTGKYRDDFFGLMGGMSHGPAGEGGGMPAAMIEKMYRSQQMWDATMADSTARALMAGAQPALLVIGRFHSDFDGGTVEFLRHRVPDARIVTLSMVASSEVEIADDDRGRADFVFYVGQ from the coding sequence GTGAAGGCGATGATGTTGTGTGTGATGCTCGCGGGGCTACTGGGCGGATGTGCTGGCGCGAAGCGGACAGAGGCGGACGTGGTCGTTGCCCCGCTTGTGCCGCGCGAGTCGGTACGGATTTTCGATCGTGGCGGCGCGCCTGTCGATTGGGACGCGATGATTGCGGGCGTGCGCGACGCTGGCGCGATCATCATCGGCGAGACGCACGGCCACGCGATGGGGCTTGCCGCGGCGGCGGATGTGTGGGAAGCGGTTGCCAGTTCGTCTGCGGCTTTGCTCCTCGAGTTCTTCGAGCGCGATCAGCAGGTGGCTCTGGATGACTATCTCTCGGGCGTGACGGATACCGACGCATTTCTCAAAGCGGCGGGACGCACGAGCAGCAACTACCCGGCCGGGCACTCGCGTATGGTCGAAACCGCTCGCGCCGTCGGCGCGCCGGTCATCGCGGCCAACGCCCCGCGGAGGTATGTGCGGCGGACAACGGCCGGCGGCTATGAGAACCTTGTTTCGCTCGGCAGCGAGCAGCAACGCCTCTTCGTTGTGCCCGATGTGCTCGTGACGGGCAAGTACCGCGATGATTTTTTCGGCCTCATGGGCGGTATGTCGCACGGTCCAGCTGGCGAGGGCGGCGGCATGCCCGCAGCGATGATCGAAAAGATGTATCGCTCGCAGCAGATGTGGGACGCGACGATGGCCGACTCGACCGCCCGCGCGCTCATGGCCGGTGCGCAGCCCGCACTGCTCGTCATCGGGCGCTTTCATTCCGATTTTGACGGCGGCACGGTCGAGTTTCTCCGCCACCGGGTGCCCGATGCACGGATCGTCACGCTGAGCATGGTGGCGTCGAGCGAGGTGGAGATCGCGGATGACGATCGGGGGCGCGCTGACTTTGTGTTCTACGTCGGTCAGTGA
- a CDS encoding amidohydrolase family protein has protein sequence MIETITLAIVLAASSLQPTSNAPTAEPANGVRHAEPMRFAMTGATIHARPGEVITGSTLFIEQGRIKTISVEPDAAALATSGWQVVDLSGLHIYPGLIEPFFEVDAGTLAEGRAGRHWSTLVIPERSVIDGPGLDAAARRTLRNNGFVSAALSPRGGIFRGRGAVVSTADAPADTSKDRPTTYAANVFQMVAFETTRGERAYPTSHMGAVALVRQVLLDAEHQHAQSASTPAGFLDSLKPEATPLWFDTNVELEALLAGTISREFGLDVARTVIIGSGTEFRRLDAIAADGHTMIVPLRFPAAPDVSSVSAAEGIDLSDLMHWEQAPTNPRRLADAGVTVALTSSKLPEGQKFRDNVRRAIEAGLSEDRALAMLTTIPAAILGVDDRLGTLEAGKLASLVVTDGRLFDEKTRILSVWVEGHSHHIADRKQDVLDGMWNIRTGDGFEMQMIVKGTTIEMIEGDARNKARKVVIDLPAISFLIDDEDDDQVTYVVSGVLVGDRLAGTGIAPFGQTFQWTAMRTEQAAPVEAGEAAPAESDKQATEPSGAPRTRAAKKPEIHRAPDDLGGVPFGPYAMPEAPAQQTIVLHNATIWTQGPDGIIENGHMIVSDGRIVAVGAGGLEAISLPAGTASLDAGGRHITPGLIDAHSHTGLFRLGVNEAGQAVTAECRIGDALDPGNINWYRQLAGGVTTANLLHGSANPIGGQSQIVKVRWGALRPQDMFFEDAKPGIKFALGENVKQSNWGDRFTTRYPQTRMGVETIIRDRFFAAQEYAAAPARYQQQIDRIRMLRIPVEEQDRRIAALPRPRRDLELETLAEILAGERLVHCHSYRQDEILMLCRVAEEFGFTVGTFQHGLEVYKVAEAVRQHAIGASLFSDWWAYKVEVQDAIPYAGPLQTRVGVLTSYNSDSDELARRMNGEAAKAVKYGDGHIAPHDALAFVTINPAIQLGIADRVGSLEAGKDADFVIWSGSPLSSLSRCEATWIDGREYYSLERDRQHRERIRAERHRLLQLALEAPRPRASDHKERDNEGDKEKDNEQHKDSDQPTGEPELCAHDEHTHDLGDLIDRARRGILSHNNECGCDLIDHEARLIHLLDQ, from the coding sequence ATGATCGAGACCATCACTCTGGCCATCGTGCTCGCTGCATCGAGCCTTCAACCCACCTCAAACGCTCCGACCGCTGAGCCCGCCAATGGGGTTCGTCACGCCGAGCCGATGCGCTTCGCGATGACCGGCGCCACGATCCACGCTCGCCCCGGCGAAGTCATCACCGGCTCGACACTCTTCATCGAGCAAGGCCGCATCAAGACCATCAGTGTCGAACCCGATGCCGCGGCGCTCGCGACCAGTGGCTGGCAGGTCGTTGATCTGTCCGGGCTGCATATCTACCCGGGCCTGATCGAGCCGTTCTTCGAAGTGGACGCGGGCACGCTCGCAGAGGGGCGCGCCGGACGGCACTGGAGCACTCTGGTCATACCCGAGCGCAGCGTGATTGATGGTCCCGGGCTCGATGCCGCCGCGCGGCGCACTCTGCGAAACAACGGATTCGTGTCTGCGGCGCTGAGCCCCAGGGGCGGCATCTTCCGCGGCCGAGGCGCCGTCGTGAGCACGGCCGACGCCCCCGCCGACACCAGCAAGGACCGCCCCACAACCTACGCCGCCAATGTGTTTCAGATGGTTGCTTTCGAGACAACGCGCGGCGAACGCGCGTACCCCACGTCACACATGGGTGCTGTCGCACTCGTGCGGCAGGTGTTGCTCGATGCCGAGCATCAACACGCGCAGTCCGCCAGCACGCCAGCGGGTTTTCTCGATTCGCTCAAGCCTGAGGCGACGCCGCTGTGGTTTGACACGAACGTCGAACTCGAAGCCCTGCTCGCCGGGACCATCAGCCGCGAGTTCGGGCTCGACGTTGCCAGGACTGTCATCATCGGAAGCGGGACTGAATTCCGCCGGCTCGACGCGATCGCGGCTGACGGGCACACGATGATCGTGCCGCTGCGATTCCCGGCGGCTCCGGATGTGTCAAGCGTCTCGGCGGCCGAGGGCATCGATCTTTCAGACCTCATGCACTGGGAACAGGCACCGACGAACCCGAGGCGTCTGGCCGACGCGGGGGTCACCGTCGCGTTGACCAGCAGCAAACTGCCCGAGGGTCAGAAGTTTCGCGACAACGTCCGCCGCGCGATCGAAGCCGGGCTCTCCGAAGACCGGGCGCTGGCGATGCTGACCACGATCCCCGCTGCGATTCTCGGCGTGGACGATCGCCTGGGCACACTCGAAGCCGGAAAGCTGGCGAGTCTTGTGGTGACTGACGGCCGCCTGTTCGATGAGAAAACCAGAATCCTCAGCGTCTGGGTTGAAGGTCACTCCCACCACATTGCCGACCGCAAGCAGGACGTGCTCGATGGCATGTGGAACATTCGTACCGGTGATGGGTTCGAAATGCAGATGATCGTCAAGGGCACAACCATCGAGATGATCGAGGGCGATGCTCGCAACAAGGCCCGCAAGGTCGTCATCGACCTTCCCGCGATCAGCTTCCTCATTGACGACGAGGACGACGATCAGGTGACCTATGTTGTGTCCGGCGTGCTTGTCGGCGATCGGCTTGCTGGCACCGGGATCGCTCCTTTTGGTCAGACCTTTCAGTGGACGGCGATGCGCACCGAGCAGGCCGCCCCCGTCGAGGCGGGCGAGGCGGCACCGGCCGAGAGCGACAAGCAAGCAACCGAGCCGTCGGGTGCACCTCGCACACGCGCCGCGAAGAAGCCGGAGATCCATCGCGCGCCGGACGACCTAGGCGGCGTTCCGTTCGGGCCCTACGCAATGCCCGAAGCGCCTGCCCAACAAACCATCGTTCTTCACAACGCAACGATCTGGACCCAGGGCCCCGACGGCATCATCGAAAATGGGCACATGATTGTCTCTGACGGGCGCATCGTCGCGGTTGGCGCGGGCGGGCTCGAAGCCATCAGTCTTCCCGCAGGCACCGCTTCGCTCGACGCGGGCGGACGACACATCACGCCCGGCCTGATTGACGCCCACAGCCACACCGGGCTGTTCCGACTCGGAGTCAATGAAGCAGGGCAGGCGGTGACGGCTGAATGTCGCATCGGCGACGCGCTCGACCCCGGCAACATCAACTGGTATCGCCAGCTCGCCGGCGGGGTCACCACCGCCAATCTGCTCCACGGCTCGGCCAACCCCATCGGCGGGCAGAGCCAGATCGTCAAAGTGCGCTGGGGCGCGCTGCGCCCGCAGGATATGTTTTTCGAAGATGCAAAACCCGGCATCAAGTTCGCGCTCGGCGAAAACGTCAAGCAGTCCAACTGGGGAGACCGCTTCACCACACGCTACCCGCAGACGCGCATGGGCGTCGAGACCATCATTCGTGATCGGTTCTTCGCCGCTCAGGAGTACGCAGCAGCCCCGGCCCGATATCAGCAGCAGATCGACCGCATCCGCATGCTGCGCATCCCGGTCGAAGAGCAGGACCGGCGCATCGCAGCCCTGCCCCGTCCGCGCCGGGATCTCGAGCTCGAGACGCTCGCCGAGATTCTCGCGGGCGAGCGGCTTGTGCACTGCCACAGTTATCGCCAGGATGAGATTCTGATGTTGTGTCGCGTGGCCGAGGAGTTCGGATTCACCGTCGGCACCTTCCAGCACGGGCTGGAAGTCTACAAGGTGGCCGAGGCCGTGCGCCAGCACGCGATCGGCGCCAGCCTCTTCAGCGACTGGTGGGCCTACAAGGTCGAGGTGCAGGATGCGATTCCCTACGCTGGACCGCTTCAAACCCGCGTCGGTGTGCTGACCAGTTACAACTCCGACTCCGACGAACTCGCACGCCGGATGAACGGCGAGGCCGCCAAGGCTGTCAAGTATGGCGACGGACACATCGCGCCCCACGACGCGCTGGCGTTCGTCACCATCAACCCCGCGATCCAGCTCGGCATCGCCGACCGCGTCGGGTCGCTCGAAGCCGGCAAGGACGCGGACTTTGTCATCTGGTCCGGGAGCCCGCTCTCAAGTCTCTCGCGCTGCGAAGCCACCTGGATCGACGGCCGCGAGTATTACTCGCTCGAGCGCGATCGCCAGCACCGCGAGCGCATCCGCGCCGAGCGCCACCGCCTCCTCCAGCTTGCCCTCGAAGCGCCCAGGCCCAGAGCAAGCGACCACAAAGAGAGGGACAACGAGGGGGACAAAGAGAAGGACAACGAACAGCACAAAGATTCCGATCAACCCACCGGTGAACCCGAACTGTGCGCGCACGACGAGCACACCCACGACCTGGGCGACCTGATCGATCGCGCCCGCCGAGGCATCCTCTCGCACAACAACGAGTGCGGCTGCGACCTGATCGATCACGAAGCGAGGCTGATTCATCTGCTCGATCAATAA
- the dnaB gene encoding replicative DNA helicase — translation MSLLGSMLLDPQMIADVLPIVSKREQFYKEAHGAIFEAIVSVYDQHHSGDLVQIAECLRGKDQLELIGGAEYLVDLAEAVPSAINAPHYARIVADRARLRKLIDAAGTILYDAYHAGQDSEGSKQVIDQAEMSIFDIAQEEQVGEPERLKDLLQQQIELIEQAEGRGISGMATGFDDLDKLLSGLQPGEMLILAARPSMGKTALALNLAEQVAFGGCTPWSPSKGAKHVPVGIFSLEMSRGSLAQRLLSARSGIDAHKLRTGSLTMDEWQKLSDAAGELYEVPIYIDDTPGMTVLNLRARARRMVAKHGVRVIFVDYLQLLTAPGAARESRQVEVSTISRQIKALARELHIPVVTLAQLNRGAEQRERNRPRMSDLRESGSIEQDADVVMLLHREAYYHKDDEDWTNDPANEELLHLSEVIIAKQRNGPTGVVKLTWDDTTTRFKNYDWRHAGGYGGGYTDYSSPSKAAESKPPRQSFAPGPQAGPIEDHRDGGGPDADFDDEPPF, via the coding sequence ATGTCGCTCCTGGGATCGATGCTGCTCGATCCGCAGATGATTGCGGACGTGCTGCCGATTGTGAGCAAGCGCGAACAGTTCTACAAAGAAGCGCATGGTGCGATTTTCGAAGCGATCGTCTCGGTGTACGACCAGCACCACTCGGGCGATCTTGTCCAGATTGCCGAGTGCCTGCGCGGGAAGGACCAACTCGAACTCATCGGCGGGGCGGAATATCTGGTCGACCTGGCCGAAGCAGTCCCTTCCGCGATCAACGCCCCTCACTATGCGCGCATTGTCGCGGACCGCGCGAGATTGCGCAAACTGATCGACGCTGCGGGCACGATCCTGTACGACGCGTATCACGCGGGGCAGGACAGTGAAGGCTCAAAGCAGGTGATTGACCAGGCAGAAATGTCGATTTTCGACATTGCCCAGGAAGAACAGGTCGGCGAGCCCGAGCGCTTGAAGGATCTGCTCCAGCAGCAGATCGAACTGATCGAACAGGCCGAGGGGCGCGGCATCAGTGGCATGGCAACCGGATTCGATGATCTCGACAAGTTGCTCAGTGGCCTCCAGCCCGGCGAAATGCTCATCCTCGCTGCGCGGCCGAGCATGGGCAAGACGGCGCTCGCGCTCAATCTCGCGGAACAGGTCGCCTTCGGCGGCTGCACGCCCTGGAGCCCATCAAAGGGTGCCAAGCACGTTCCGGTCGGGATCTTCAGCCTCGAAATGTCTCGTGGTTCGCTGGCTCAGCGTCTGCTCAGCGCGCGATCGGGCATCGACGCACACAAGTTGCGGACCGGCTCGCTGACGATGGACGAGTGGCAGAAACTCAGCGATGCTGCGGGCGAGTTGTACGAAGTTCCGATCTATATCGACGACACGCCGGGCATGACCGTGCTGAACCTGCGCGCCCGCGCGCGGCGGATGGTTGCCAAGCACGGCGTGCGCGTGATTTTCGTCGACTACCTTCAGTTGCTCACAGCGCCCGGAGCCGCACGCGAAAGCCGGCAGGTTGAAGTCTCGACCATCAGCCGGCAGATCAAGGCCCTGGCGCGCGAACTGCACATTCCTGTGGTGACACTGGCCCAGCTCAACCGCGGAGCCGAGCAGCGCGAGCGGAACCGACCGCGCATGAGCGACCTGCGCGAGTCGGGCTCGATTGAACAGGACGCGGACGTCGTGATGCTTCTGCACCGCGAGGCCTATTACCACAAGGACGACGAGGACTGGACCAACGACCCGGCCAACGAAGAACTCCTGCACCTGTCGGAAGTCATCATCGCCAAGCAGCGTAACGGCCCGACCGGGGTCGTGAAACTCACATGGGACGACACCACGACGCGCTTCAAGAACTATGACTGGCGCCACGCCGGGGGCTACGGCGGTGGGTACACGGACTACTCATCGCCCAGCAAAGCCGCAGAAAGCAAGCCCCCGCGCCAGTCGTTCGCGCCGGGGCCCCAGGCCGGGCCGATCGAAGATCATCGCGACGGTGGCGGGCCCGATGCGGACTTCGATGATGAGCCGCCGTTCTGA
- a CDS encoding pyridoxine 5'-phosphate synthase — protein MLELGVNIDHVATVRNARYPAQPDFGEPDPVRAAHEAELGGADGITIHLREDRRHIVDRDVELLRRLVRVRLNLEMAATDEMVAVAARLTPDTAMLVPEGRNEVTTEGGLDVAREAARLRDVVGRLHDAGLIVSAFVDAEPMQIEAAAKVGFDVCEIHTGPYAHVFAEWGGDLRRAELRTEIERIATSGQLAREQGMRFNAGHALNYHNVGHIAALPGVSELHIGHAIISRAVFVGLREAVRQMKAAMITGRAASNPAGSPH, from the coding sequence ATGCTCGAACTCGGCGTCAACATCGACCATGTCGCAACCGTGCGCAACGCCCGCTACCCAGCGCAACCGGACTTCGGCGAGCCCGACCCGGTGCGGGCCGCCCACGAGGCCGAACTCGGCGGTGCCGACGGCATCACCATCCACCTCCGCGAAGACCGCAGGCACATTGTCGATCGCGATGTCGAACTGCTGCGGCGGCTCGTGCGCGTGCGCCTCAACCTCGAAATGGCCGCGACTGACGAGATGGTCGCGGTCGCTGCCCGCCTGACCCCCGACACCGCCATGCTCGTGCCCGAAGGCCGCAACGAGGTGACGACCGAAGGCGGACTCGATGTCGCGCGCGAGGCGGCGCGCCTGCGCGACGTGGTCGGTCGGCTCCACGATGCCGGGCTGATCGTCAGCGCGTTCGTCGATGCTGAACCCATGCAGATCGAAGCCGCAGCCAAAGTCGGCTTTGATGTCTGCGAGATTCACACCGGGCCCTACGCCCACGTCTTTGCCGAATGGGGGGGCGATCTGCGGCGGGCCGAACTGCGCACCGAGATCGAACGCATCGCAACCTCCGGACAACTGGCCCGCGAACAGGGCATGCGCTTCAACGCAGGCCACGCGCTCAACTATCACAACGTCGGGCACATCGCCGCCCTGCCGGGTGTGAGCGAACTGCACATCGGTCATGCGATCATCAGCCGGGCGGTGTTCGTCGGCCTGCGCGAGGCCGTCAGGCAGATGAAGGCGGCCATGATCACCGGCCGCGCCGCCAGCAACCCCGCTGGCAGCCCTCACTGA